The nucleotide window GCACGCCGCCGATCAGATGGCCGGCGAGGCCAAGCCAGAACGTGCGGATTTGCCAGGTGAAGTGCTGCTCGTAGGGCGTGCCGAGCGCTTCGTCGCGCTTGAGGTAATTGAGGATGATGGCCACCAGCACAGAAATGCCGCCGGTGAGCCAGTACACCGCGTAGAGCGCGTACAGCACGTGCGTGAACGTGCGCAGGCTGCGCAAACGGTCCGCGTCTACGCCGTTGCGGTACGAAGGGGGCGGATAGTCGCCAGACGTGGACATGTCGTTCATCTCCTGTCGATCCAGAGTTGGCGCTTTAGCGCTTACTCTGGTCCCATGCAAAGCTGTCGATCCAGAGTTGGCGCTTTAGCGCTTACTCTGGTCCCATGCAAAGCTGTCGATCCGGAGTTAGGGCTTTAGCCCTTACTCCGGTCCCATGCAAAGCTGTCGATCCAGAGTTGGCGCTTTAGCCCTTGCTCCGGTCCCATGCAAAGCCATCGTTCTGTAATGGTTGGCGCCAGCCTCAGTCGCCGTTTTCTTCGCGCTCGCGGCTCTTGCGCAGCGCCTTCTCTTCAAGACCCGAAAGACCTTCGCGGCGCTCCAGTTCCGCGAGCACGTCGGCGGGACTCAGATCAAAGTGCGAGAGCGTGACGAGGCAGTGGAACCACAGATCGGCCATCTCGCCGACCAGCGCCTTCGGTGCACCGCCCTGGCGCACATCCTTCGCGGCCAACACGACTTCCGTCGCTTCTTCGCCGACCTTCTTGAGCACCGCGTCGTCGCCCTTGTGAAAAAGGCGCGCGACGTAGGAGGCGTCCGGATCGCCGCCCTTGCGGCTGTCGATCACCGCTGCGAGGCGCAGCAGGGTGTCGTTGGTGTTCAGTTGCGTCATTTGTAGATGTGTTCGGGGTCTTTCAGCACAGGGTCGACGGCGACCCAGCGGCCTTCGTCGACGGTGCCTTCGAATTGCTGGAAAAAGCACGAGTGGCGGCCCGTGTGGCACGCGATGCCCGAGACCTGCTCGATCTTGAGCAGCACGACGTCTTCGTCGCAGTCGAGGCGGATGTCGCTCACGTGCTGCACGTGGCCCGACTCCTCGCCCTTGAACCACAGTCGCTGGCGCGAGCGCGAGAAATACACGGCGCGGCGCAGTTCCACCGTCCTGGCAAGCGCTTCGCGGTTCATCCACGCGAACATCAGCACGTCGCCGGTGGTGGCTTCCTGTGCGATCACCGGCACGAGGCCGTTGGCGTCCCAGTTGACCTTGTCGAGCCAGTTGGCGTTGGCGAGGTCGTTGGTTTGTGCGTTGCTCATCGCGTCACATCCTCACCGAAATGCCCTGGTCGGCCATGAAGCGCTTGGCCTCGCCCACCGTGTGCTCGCCGTAGTGGAAGATGCTCGCCGCCAGTACGGCGTCGGCGCGACCCTTGACGATGCCGTCCGCGAGGTCCTGCAGGCCGCCCACGCCGCCCGAGGCGATCACGGGAATCGGCACCGCGTCAGACACCGCGCTCGTGAGGGCGAGGTCGAAGCCGCTCTTCGTGCCATCGCGGTCCATGCTCGTGAGCAGGATTTCGCCCGCGCCCAGTTCGGCCATCTTGCGCGCCCATTCCACGGCGTCGATGCCGGTGGCCTTGCGGCCGCCATGTGTGAACACTTCCCAGCGCGCGGGTTCGCCCAGCGCGGACGTGCCGGATACACGTTTGGCGTCGATGGCGACGACGATGCACTGCGAGCCATATTTGTCGGCAGAATCGCGCACGAGTTGCGGATTGGCGACGGCCGACGAGTTCATGCTGACCTTGTCCGCTCCGGCGTTGAGCAGGCGCCGCACGTCCGCCACGGCACGCACGCCGCCGCCCACGGTAAGCGGAATGAAGACCTGCGAAGCCACCGCCTCGATGATCGGCAGGATCAGGTCGCGCTGGTCGGAGGTCGCGGTAATGTCGAGGAACGTGAGTTCGTCGGCGCCCTGGTCGTCGTAGCGGCGGGCGATTTCGACGGGGTCGCCCGCGTCGCGCAGTTCGACGAAATTGACGCCCTTCACGACGCGCCCGGCGGTCACGTCGAGGCAGGGGATGATGCGTTTGGGTAGAGCCATGATCTTGCCGAAGTAGCCAGTCGGTGTGTGTGCGGCGAGCGCCGTTCGCGAGAAGGCCGCTGGCCCCGGGTTCGGGGGTAGCGCGCAGCCCATTGTCGCGCGCTTTGCGGCTTGCCTTGCGCCCCCAGGCGAAATTATCCCGCGCGAGCGCCAGTCCCCATGGAGATGGCGGCGCAGCGCCAAAAACAAAAGGCCTCCCGTTACGGAGGCCGACGTTCGACGCCTTACGCGTCGTCCGATTCGCGCAGGCTGTCTGCGCGCGTTTGCGCGGCGGCGAAATCGAGATCGCCCGAATAGATCGCGCGGCCGCAAATCACGCCTTCCACGCCTTCGTCCTCGACTTCGCACAGTGCGTCGATGTCGCCGAGGTTGGAAAGTCCGCCGCTCGCGATGATCGGAATCTTCACCGCGCGCGCGAGGCGCACCGTCGCTTCGATGTTGATGCCCTGAAGCATGCCGTCACGGCCAATGTCGGTGTAGATGATCGACTCGACGCCGTAGTCCTCGAACTTGCGCGCGAGGTCCACGACTTCGTGGCCCGTGAGCTTGCTCCAGCCGTCGGTCGCGACCTTGCCGTCCTTCGCATCGAGGCCGACGATGATATGGCCCCCGAATGCCGTGCACGCTTCCTGAAGGAAGCCCGGATTCTTAACGGCGGCGGTGCCGATGATCACATAGGACAGGCCGTCGTCGAGATAACGCTCGATGGTGTCGAGGTCGCGGATGCCGCCGCCAAGCTGCACGGGGATCTCGTCGCCGACTTCGCGGATGATCTCGCGAATCGCGTCTTCGTTCTTCGGCTTGCCGGCGAACGCGCCGTTCAGGTCGACGAGGTGCAGGCGCCGCGCGCCGCGCTCGACCCAGTGTCGGGCCATAGCCGCCGGTTCCTCGGAGAAAATCGTCGCCTGGTCCATATCGCCTTGTTTGAGGCGCACGCAGTGACCGTCTTTGAGATCGATGGCCGGAATCAGCAGCATAGCTTCGGGTGTGTCTGGGAATGGGGTTGAAGTCTGCAGCGCCGACGGAAAAAAGGCCCGATCCGACGCCGTTTCGCTAGTTTAGTACAACTCTTTCGGCGGCCTTGCTGACGCAAATCGTATGCCGCTGCGCTCGTGCGCAAAGATGGCTGCGAGCGTCAGCGCCGCAGGAATCAGGGGTTCCAGTGGACGAAGTTGCGATAGACGCGCAAGCCCGCAGCGGCGCTCTTTTCTGGGTGGAATTGGGTGGCAAAGATGTTATCCCGCGCCACTGCCGAGGTAAAGGCCGCGCCGTACGGCGTTTCGCCCACGGTGTGCGCCGCATCCGCCGGAACTACATAGTAGCTGTGCACGAAGTAAAAGAAGCTTTCGTCGGGCACGCCGTCCCACAGGGCGTGCGCGCGCGCCTGGCGCACGCGGTTCCAGCCCATTTGCGGAACCTTGAAGCGCGAGCCGTCGTCCTGCAACTGGCCTTCCAGATCGAAGCGCACGACTTTGCCGGGCAGCAGGCCCAGGCCCTTCGTGTCGCCCTCCGCACTCCAGTCGAACAGCATTTGCTCGCCCACGCACACGCCCATGAGCGGCTTCGTGCGCGAGGCTTCGAGCACGGCGTCCTGCAGGCCCGACTCCGCCAGGCTGCGCATGCAGTCGGGCATCGCGCCCTGGCCCGGCAGCACCACGCGGTCGGCCGCGCGGATCGCTTCGGGACGCTCGACGATAGCCACATCGGCTTCCGGTGCAGCCTGCCTCAGCGCCTGGGCCACCGAACGCAGGTTGCCCATCCCATAATCCACAATCGCAATTGAAGTTTTCATCTCGAATCCGGCCTGCTCGCCAGGCCCTACCCTTGGCTGTGTGGGCGCCTGTGCGCCGCAATGTGCCCTGATCTGCCTTCGAAACCGTCAATGTACGCCAGTCGGCGCGCGCAAGCCCATAAGCCGAACGGCTAATGTGGCGTGCACCCTGCATGCTCGCGACGGCCCCGGCGCGGCGGGCTCGAAGTCCTGCTCCGGCACGCGAGCGCACCGCCCGCGCCGAGCGGCTCGCCTTCTGGTCGGTGAAAGGCGTCGCTTAGAGGCTGCCCTTCGTCGACGGAATCTTGCCCGCCTGACGTTCGTCCAGTTCGGCGGCCTGGCGCAGCGCGCGGCCAAATGCCTTGAACACGGTTTCCATCTGATGGTGCGCGTTGAGTCCGCGCAGATTGTCGATATGCAGCGTCACGCCCGCGTGGTTCACGAAGCCGCGGAAGAATTCGATCGACAGGTCGACGTCGAACGTGCCGATGCGCGCGCGCGTGAACGGCACATGGAATTCGAGTCCCGGACGGCCCGAAAAGTCGATCACGACGCGAGAGAGCGCTTCGTCGAGCGGCACATAGGCGTGGCCGTAGCGGCGAATGCCCTTCTTGTCGCCGATGGCCTGCGCCACCGCCTGGCCGAGCGTGATGCCGACGTCTTCCACCGTATGGTGGTCGTCGATATGCGTGTCGCCATGCGCCTCGACCTCCAGATCGATCAGACCGTGTCGTGCGATCTGGTCGAGCATATGGTCGAGAAACGGCACGCCGGTCGCGAGCCTTTGCTCACCGGTGCCGTCCAGATTGAGTTTCACGCGGATTTGCGTTTCGCTGGTGTTGCGAACGACTTGCGCGACGCGCATGGCAATATCCTTCAAACAGCCCGTAACAGGAGAGTGGGAGAACGAAGCTTCGGCTTAACGGAGCACGAGCTTCAGGGCAGCGAGCAATTGCGCGTTTTCGTCGGGGGTGCCAACGGTCAGGCGCACACAGTTCGCAAGCAATGGGTGCATTTTACCCACGTTTTTGATCAGAATCCGGGCAGACAGCAGCGTGTCAAAAACCGCCGCCGCGTCGGGCACGCGCACGAGCAGGAAATTTCCCGCGCTTTCGAACACCTCGGCACCCGGCAGCTTCGCCACTTCGGCCGCGAGCGTTGCACGCTGCGCGCGCAGTTGCGCGGCCTGCGCGTCGAGCACATCGACATGGTCGAGCAGCAGATCCGCGGCCGCCTGCGTGAGGACGTTCACGTTATACGGCGGACGCACCTTGTCGAACTCGTTGAGCCACGTCGGACGCCCGGCCAGATAGCCGAGGCGTATGCCTGCGAGACCAAGTTTCGACATCGTGCGCATCACGACCACGTTGTCGAACTCGCCCACGCGCGGCATCCAGCTTTGCATCGCGAACGGCTGGTAGGCCTCGTCGATCACAACGAGGCTTTTCGCCGCCGCCGCGGCCGCGATCACGCGCTCGATGTCGGCGTCGTCGAACAGCGTGCCCGTGGGGTTGTTCGGGTACGCCAGCCAGATCACGGCCGGCTTGTGCTCCGCGATGGCGGCGAGCGTCGCCTCGAGGTCGAGCGTGAAGTCGGCCTTGAGCGGCACGCCGACGAACTCCACCTGCGCGAACTTCGCCGACATCGCATACATGACGAAGCCCGGCACCGGCGCGAGCACCTTCGCGCCGGGCTTCGCGCACGCCATGGTGACCATGCTGATGATCTCGTCCGAGCCGTTGCCGAGCAGGATGTCGCAGTCGGCCGGCACGCGCATGACCTGCTTGAGCTTCGCGATAAGCGCTTCGGGGCGCGGCGCGGGATAGCGGTTGAGCGCGACTGCCGCAAGGCGTTCACCCAGTTGGGCGGCCAGCTCGGCGGGCAGTGCAAACGGGTTTTCCATGGCATCGAGCTTCACGAAACCGGAAGCGTCGGGCACGGGGTAACTCGTCATCGCGAGCACGTCGCGACGGATGATGTCTTGTGGTGTCGTCATGTCGAAAGGCGGCTCGCGAAAAACGAAGGCCGCCAGCACGGGCAGCTCGGCGAGCCGGCCGCCCTGGTTATCGTCGTGGTCTCTGCTGTGCGTGGGTCAAACTGCGCGTCAAACTGTGGGCCAAACTACGGCACCCGCGCACTCGCGGGGCTTGCCGTCGCGCAACGCCTCCATGCTGCGCGGCGGCTCATTCCATTCGCTTCTGCAAGTTGCCAGGCGTGCTTTACACCTGCTTCATGCGAAATTCGGCGCTGCGCGCGTGGGCCTGCAGGCCTTCGCCATAGGCAAGCTCGGCTGCGATCTCGCCGAGCGTTTGCGCGCCTTCCGCGCTCACCTCGATGAGACTCGAACGCTTGATGAAATCATAGACGCCGAGCGGCGAGGAGAAACGTGCGGTACGAGACGTAGGAAGCACGTGATTCGGCCCCGCGCAGTAGTCGCCGAGGCTTTCGCTCGTGTAGCGGCCAAGGAAGATCGCCCCTGCGTGGCGAATTTCGGCGCCCCACTTCTGCGGCTCCAGCGCCGAGATTTCGAGGTGCTCCGGCGCGATCTCGTTGGCGATGGCGCAGGCCTCCGCCATGTCGCGCACTTTCACGAGCGCGCCGCGGTTCGTGAGCGACGTGGCAATGACTTCGGCGCGCGGCATGGCGGGCAGAAGTTCGTCGATGGCGTCTTCCACGCGCTTGATGAAGCCCTGGTCCGGGCACAGCAAGATGGACTGCGCAAGTTCGTCGTGCTCGGCCTGCGAGAACAGGTCCATGGCGACCCAGCGCGGATCGGTCGTGCCGTCGCAGATCACGAGGATTTCCGAAGGGCCCGCAATCATGTCGATGCCGACCGTACCGAACACGCGGCGCTTGGCAGAAGCGACGTAGGCGTTACCAGGCCCGCAGATCTTGTCGACGGGCGGAATCGTGTTCGTGCCGTACGCGAGCGCGGCCACGGCCTGCGCACCGCCGATCGTGAACACGCGATCGACGCCGCCGAGCAGCGCCGCCGCGAGCACGAGCGGGTTCTTCACGCCGTCGGGCGTGGGCACGACCATGATGATTTCGCGCACGCCCGCCACCCGCGCGGGAATCGCGTTCATGAGCACGGACGACGGATACGCGGCCTTGCCGCCGGGCACGTAAAGGCCCACGCGGTCGAGCGGCGTGACCTTCTGGCCGAGCACGGTGCCGTCGGCTTCGGTGTATTGCCAGCTATGCGAGCCGCACTCGATGCGCTGCTTCTCGTGGTAGCCGCGCACGCGCGCCGCCGCCGCTTCGAGCGCCGCGCGCTGCTTGGGCTCCAGGCTCTCCAGCGCCGCTTCGAGTTCGCTGAACGGCAGTTCGAGCGCCGCGACGCTCGTCGCGGAAAGACGGTCGAAGCGGTTCGTGTAGTCGAGCACAGCGGCGTCGCCGCGGGCCTTCACGTCGGCGAGAATCTCTGCGACGGAGCGCTCGATGGCCTCGTCCTCGCTCGCCTCGAAGGCGAGCACCGCGTGCAGCGCCTTCTTGAAGCCTTCGGCGCTGGAATCGAGTTTGCGCATCGTGATAGCCATGCTGGTATCCATCCGTTACGTTGTGCGCGCCACGCCTTTTGAGATGCGCTGCGCGCGAGGCGGCGCGTCATTGCGCCTGCCCTTTGTGCCCTTTGCTTTCGACTCGGTCAGCCTGTTCGGACCGACTAATCAGGCCGACTGCGCGCCGCGCGACGCGCGTTCGAACGCGTCGATGATGGGCCGCAGCGCGGCGCGCTTGAGCTTGAGCGCCGCCTGGTTCACGACGAGGCGCGACGAGATCTCCATGATCTCTTCCACCTCGACCAGATTGTTCGCGCGCAGCGTGCCGCCCGTGCTGACGAGGTCGACGATCGCATCCGCGAGACCCACTAGCGGCGCAAGCTCCATCGAGCCGTACAACTTGATGAGGTCGACGTGCACGCCCTTGGCCGCGAAGTGCTGACGTGCGGCTTCCGTGTACTTGGTCGCCACACGCAGGCGCGCGCCCTGGCGCACCGCATTCGCGTAATCGAAGCCACCCTTCACGGCCACCGAAAGACGGCAGCGCGCGATGTCGAGATCGATCGGCTGATACAGGCCGCCGCCGCCGTGCTCGTTGAGCACGTCCTTGCCCGCCACGCCGAAGTCGGCCGCGCCGTACTCCACGTAGGTGGGCACATCGGTGGCGCGCACGATGATGACGCGCAGGTTCGGGTCGGTGGTCGGCAGGATCAGCTTGCGCGAGGTTTCCGGGTCTTCGGTCACATGCACGCCGGCCGCGGCGAGAAGCGGCATCGTCTCTTCGAAGATGCGGCCCTTCGAGAGCGCAAGCGTCAGCGGCGCGCTGGCCGCGGCCGCCGGCGTGGGCTTGGACTCGACGGTGCTCATGCCGCGCTCCCCTTGATCCGCTTCACGTTTGCGCCGATCTTCGTGAGCTTCTCTTCCATGCGGTCGTAGCCGCGGTCGAGGTGATAGATACGGTCGATCAGCGTTTCGCCGTCGGCGCACAGGCCCGCGATCACGAGGCTCGCCGATGCGCGCAGGTCGGTTGCCATCACCTTCGCGCCCGAGAGCTTTTCGACGCCAGCGATGAGCGCCGTCTTGCCGTCGATCGTGATGTGAGCGCCGAGGCGGTTCAGTTCCTGCACGTGCATGAAGCGGTTTTCGAAGATATTTTCGACCACTTGCGAGGTGCCGTCCGCGATCGTGTTGAGCGCCATGAACTGCGCCTGCATGTCGGTCGGGAACGCCGGGTATTCGGACGTGCGCACGTTCACGGCGCGCGCGCGCTCGTGCATGCGCACGCGCATCCAGTCGTCGCCCTCTTCGATCGTCACGCCTGCTTCGCGCAGCTTGTCGGTGACGGCATCGAGAATGTGCGGACGCACGTGGCGCAGCGTGACGTCGCCGCCAGCGGCCGCAACCGCGCACAGGAACGTGCCCGCTTCGATACGGTCGGGAATGACGGTGTGGTGCGCGCCGTGCAGCTTGTCCACGCCCTGAATGACGAGGCGGTCCGTGCCGATGCCGTCGATCTTCGCGCCCATCGCCACGAGCAGGTGCGCGAGGTCGCCCACTTCCGGTTCGCGCGCGGCGTTCTCGATCACCGTTTCGCCCTCGGCGAGCACGGCGGCCATCAGCAGGTTTTCCGTGCCGGTGACCGTGATCATGTCGGTGACGATGCGCGCGCCCTTCAGGCGCTTCGCGCGCGCCTCGATGAAGCCGTGCTCGATGTTGATCTCGGCGCCCATCGCCTGCAGGCCCTTGATGTGCTGGTCCACGGGGCGCGCGCCGATCGCGCAGCCGCCCGGCAGCGACACCTTCGCCTCGCCAAAGCGCGCGACGAGCGGCCCGAGCACGAGGATCGAGGCGCGCATGGTCTTCACGAGCTCATAGGGCGCGACGAGATTGTTCACCTTCGAAGCGTCGAGCTGCACGCGGTGGCCGTCGTGCTCGGTGCGCACACCCATCTGGCCAAGCAGCTTGAGCGTGGTGCGCACGTCCTGAAGGTCAGGCACGTTGTCGAGATGAACGGGCTCGGCGCTCAGAAGGCCTGCGCAAAGAATGGGCAACGCCGCATTCTTCGCTCCGGAAACGACCACTTCCCCTGCGAGCTTCTGCCCGCCGACGATGACGAGTTTATCCATGCCTGAGGTTTCCTGATCGGTGCGGCCGGCTTGCTGGGTCGCTTGGTGTTGAGCTGCGCCGCTCGCGGCGGCGTCTTTGTCCTGGGTAATTCGCACTGAGATTCCAGATTATGCGTTCTGCCATTCGGCGGGCGTGAGCGTCTTCATGCTGAGCGCGTGGATTTCCTCGCGCATGCGGTCGCCGAGCGCCGCGTAGACGAGTTGATGGCGCTGGATCAAGCGCTTGCCGTCGAATGCTGAGGAGACGATCGTCGCGAAGAAATGCTGGCCGTCGCCTTCGACTTCGAGGTGCTCGCACGCGAGCCCTGCCGAGATGTACTGCTTGATCTGTTCCGGAGTCGGCAACATGAGTATGGCTCCTGCTTAGTGACGCAGCTTGTACCCGCTCGCGAGCAAACGCATGGCGAGCGTGGCAAGCGCCACGAAAAACACGAAAACGATCGAAAGGCTCACGAGCGGGTTGATGTCGGACAGGCCGAAGAACCCAAAGCGAAAGCCATCGATCATGTAGAAGAACGGATTGAGCCGCGACACCTCGCGCCACAGGGGCGGCAGCGTATGCGTCGAATAAAACACGCCCGAAAGAAACGTGAGCGGCATGATAAGAAAATTCTGAAACGCCGCGAGCTGGTCGAACTTCTCCGCCCAGATCCCGGCGATCAGGCCGAGCGTGCCGAGGATCGCCGAGCCGAGCACCGCAAAAGCGATGATGTAGAACGGTGCAGCGAAGCTCATTGGAATGAACCAGATCGTCACGACGAACACGCCCGCGCCAACGGCGAGGCCGCGCACGATCGAGGCGAGCACGTAGGCTCCAAACATCTCCCATGCGGCGAGCGGCGGCAATAGTACGAATACGAGATTGCCCGTGATCTTCGACTGGATCAACGACGACGAGCTATTCGCGAAGGCATTCTGCAGCACGCTCATCATCACGAGGCCGGGAATCAGGAAGCTCGTGTACTCCACGCCCGGGTACACCTCCACGTGGCCGCGCAGCGCGTGGCCGAAGATCGTGAGATAGAGCAGCGCGGTAATGACCGGTGCGAGCACGGTCTGGAAAGCGACCTTCCAGAACCGCAGCACTTCCTTGTAGAACAGCGTACGGAAACCGCTCATGCGAGACCCTCGACCACGTCGGGACTGTTCATCACCTGCACGAAGACATCCTCCAGATCGGCCTTGCGCACTTCCACTTCTTCGAGCTTGCAGCCGTTCGCGCGGCACCTGGCAAGAATGCGCTCCACGTCGTCGTAACTCGCGAGGCGCAGCAGATGCTGGTGTGCGCTGGCGTTGGACGGATCGACTTCGAGCGCGCGCAAATCGCTCGGTAGCGCGCCCTCCGAGAAGCGCAGGAAGAGTTGCGTGCCCGCGAAGCGCTGCAGCAGTGCAGACGTGCGCTCGAGCGCGACCATCTCGCCGCGCCGGAGCATGGCGATGCGATCGCACAACTGCTCGGCTTCCTCGAGATAATGGGTGGTGAGCACGATGGTGTGCCCTTCGCGGTTCAGGCGCGCGATGAACTTCCAGAGCGTCTGGCGCAGTTCCACGTCCACGCCGGCAGTGGGCTCGTCGAGCACGATCACGGGCGGACGGTGCACGAGCGCTTGCGCCACGAGCACGCGGCGCTTCATGCCGCCCGACAGCGCGCGCATATTCACGTCGGCTTTCTCGGTGAGATCGAGATTGGCCATGACTTCGTCGATCCACGCGTCGTTGTTGCGCAGACCGAAGTAGCCGGACTGGATGCGCAGCGTCTCGCGCACGGTGAAGAACGGATCGAACACCAGTTCCTGAGGCACGACGCCCAGATTGCGGCGCGCGTTGCGGTAGTCGGCGACGACATCGTGACCGCGCACGGCGATCGAGCCCTCGTCCGCGCGCGCGAGGCCGGCAAGTATGCTGATGAGCGTCGTCTTGCCCGCGCCGTTCGGGCCGAGCAGCCCGAAGAACTCGCCGTCTTCGACCGTGAAGCTGACGCCCTTGAGCGCCTGAAGCGACTTGTAGCGCTTCTTGACGTTACGGATTTCTATGGCTGGCATGACTAATACGCCGCCCGCTTGCGAACGGCGCGGCTCAAGAATGCATCAATGCTGCGGGGAGGACCGGAATTGGGGACGGCTTACGAGGCCGGCTTTGCTGTCCCGGTGCACGCTTTTTACCTGCCAAGCGATGCTTTTTGCGCCGAGGCAACGCCCAAAAAACGGTTGATTATAGGCCAAGTCGGAAAGTGCGGCCTGGCCTTGGAGGGGGGAACTGCGTCGGCCCGGCAGTGCGGCAGCAGTGCTGCATTAGCCGCTCGAACGCAATCGTTCGGCCGGGCGACGCGGGTCAATGTCGCTCGTTGAGGAGCGAATCGACGCCGTAGGCGCGCGCGAGAGCGGCGAGCGCGGGGGGCAAATTGAGCACGGCGAGGGAAGCACCGCGCTCACGCGCGGCACGCTGCCAGGCGATCAGCACGGCGAGTGCCGATGAATCGAACTGGGTGAGCGCGGCGCAGTCCACTGCGGTTGCGCCCGCCGAGATCTGCGCGAACCCGGCCGAGAGCGCGGCGTTCGCGCTCTCGTGGGTCAGGTTCGCGCCGGTGGCGAAACGCTCGCTCACGAGGTCGCCTTGCCCGATGCGAGTTGCTGGTTGCGCTGCGTGAGGAACTGGATCAGGCCGTCCACGCCGCCTTGCTGGATCTTTTCCTGGAACTGCTGCTGATACGCCTGGATGAGCCACGCGCCAAGCACGTTGATGTCATACACGCGCCAGCCTTGCGGCGTCTTATAGAGGCGATAGTCGAGCTCGATCGGCTGGCCGCCATTCATGACCGTCGAACGGACCACGACGTCGGTGTCGTCCGGGTTCGCGCGGAACGGCTTGTACTGGATTTCCTGATCGCGCACCTGGGCGAGCGCGCCCGAGTACGTACGGATGAGCAGCGTCTTGAACTGCTCGATGACCTGTTGCTGCTGCTCCGGCGTGGCAGTGCGCCAGTTGCGGCCCATCGCGAGCTGCGTGGTGCGGCGGAAGTCGGTGTACGGCAGGATTTTTTCGTTCACGAGCTGCGTGATCTTGCTGATGTCGCCGGACTGGATGGACTTGTCACCCTTGATCTGGCTCATGACCTGCTGCGTGACCGTCTGGATCATCGCGTCGGGATTGCTGGTGTCTACCGTCTGGGCGAACGCGCCGCCGGCAAACGAAAGAAACATGGCGAAAAACGGGTACAGAAAGAATTTTTTCATATCCAGTCCTGCTAGTTGGGGGACATCGCCCCGTTGGAGGCCAACGATAGCACGCGAGTTCTATCTCGCTATGTCAAAAACTGCCAGCAAAGTGCGACAAGCGTTTCTGCTTGTTACGTCAGACATTTATGTCGGACGAACGCTGCGGCGAGGCGTTGCGCCACGCCGCAGCGGCGCTCAATGCAGACGCAGCATGCTCGGGAAGCCGATGCGGGCCGGCGGGATCATCTGGTCGCCCGGCACGGTGGTTTCCGACGCCCCTACCGGCGCTGCGGCGCCGGCTGGACCTTCCAGCGTGGCCGGAGCGGTCGTTTCGCCATTGGGAGAGGCGGGTGCCATGCTGGCCGCGTTCGGCGTAGCCGCACGCGCGGCGCTCGAAGCGGGGACCGCTGCACCGGCTGCCGCACCCGAGGCCGGCGCCGCGGCACCAGGCGCCGCGCCTTCGTCGGTGTCCTCGTACTTCGGCAGCGGCGCGCCATCGCCGTAATCCGGCAGATTGTTGTCAGACGCGCGGCCATCCGAAAGCAGATAGCGGCGACGTTGCAAATACGC belongs to Paraburkholderia flagellata and includes:
- a CDS encoding STAS domain-containing protein, with amino-acid sequence MSERFATGANLTHESANAALSAGFAQISAGATAVDCAALTQFDSSALAVLIAWQRAARERGASLAVLNLPPALAALARAYGVDSLLNERH
- the murA gene encoding UDP-N-acetylglucosamine 1-carboxyvinyltransferase, translated to MDKLVIVGGQKLAGEVVVSGAKNAALPILCAGLLSAEPVHLDNVPDLQDVRTTLKLLGQMGVRTEHDGHRVQLDASKVNNLVAPYELVKTMRASILVLGPLVARFGEAKVSLPGGCAIGARPVDQHIKGLQAMGAEINIEHGFIEARAKRLKGARIVTDMITVTGTENLLMAAVLAEGETVIENAAREPEVGDLAHLLVAMGAKIDGIGTDRLVIQGVDKLHGAHHTVIPDRIEAGTFLCAVAAAGGDVTLRHVRPHILDAVTDKLREAGVTIEEGDDWMRVRMHERARAVNVRTSEYPAFPTDMQAQFMALNTIADGTSQVVENIFENRFMHVQELNRLGAHITIDGKTALIAGVEKLSGAKVMATDLRASASLVIAGLCADGETLIDRIYHLDRGYDRMEEKLTKIGANVKRIKGSAA
- a CDS encoding ABC transporter permease; the encoded protein is MSGFRTLFYKEVLRFWKVAFQTVLAPVITALLYLTIFGHALRGHVEVYPGVEYTSFLIPGLVMMSVLQNAFANSSSSLIQSKITGNLVFVLLPPLAAWEMFGAYVLASIVRGLAVGAGVFVVTIWFIPMSFAAPFYIIAFAVLGSAILGTLGLIAGIWAEKFDQLAAFQNFLIMPLTFLSGVFYSTHTLPPLWREVSRLNPFFYMIDGFRFGFFGLSDINPLVSLSIVFVFFVALATLAMRLLASGYKLRH
- a CDS encoding MlaC/ttg2D family ABC transporter substrate-binding protein gives rise to the protein MKKFFLYPFFAMFLSFAGGAFAQTVDTSNPDAMIQTVTQQVMSQIKGDKSIQSGDISKITQLVNEKILPYTDFRRTTQLAMGRNWRTATPEQQQQVIEQFKTLLIRTYSGALAQVRDQEIQYKPFRANPDDTDVVVRSTVMNGGQPIELDYRLYKTPQGWRVYDINVLGAWLIQAYQQQFQEKIQQGGVDGLIQFLTQRNQQLASGKATS
- the hisG gene encoding ATP phosphoribosyltransferase, with amino-acid sequence MSTVESKPTPAAAASAPLTLALSKGRIFEETMPLLAAAGVHVTEDPETSRKLILPTTDPNLRVIIVRATDVPTYVEYGAADFGVAGKDVLNEHGGGGLYQPIDLDIARCRLSVAVKGGFDYANAVRQGARLRVATKYTEAARQHFAAKGVHVDLIKLYGSMELAPLVGLADAIVDLVSTGGTLRANNLVEVEEIMEISSRLVVNQAALKLKRAALRPIIDAFERASRGAQSA
- a CDS encoding ABC transporter ATP-binding protein, whose translation is MPAIEIRNVKKRYKSLQALKGVSFTVEDGEFFGLLGPNGAGKTTLISILAGLARADEGSIAVRGHDVVADYRNARRNLGVVPQELVFDPFFTVRETLRIQSGYFGLRNNDAWIDEVMANLDLTEKADVNMRALSGGMKRRVLVAQALVHRPPVIVLDEPTAGVDVELRQTLWKFIARLNREGHTIVLTTHYLEEAEQLCDRIAMLRRGEMVALERTSALLQRFAGTQLFLRFSEGALPSDLRALEVDPSNASAHQHLLRLASYDDVERILARCRANGCKLEEVEVRKADLEDVFVQVMNSPDVVEGLA
- a CDS encoding BolA family protein, whose translation is MLPTPEQIKQYISAGLACEHLEVEGDGQHFFATIVSSAFDGKRLIQRHQLVYAALGDRMREEIHALSMKTLTPAEWQNA